The Rubripirellula tenax genome contains the following window.
CCCATCGCCAACGTGGTCCGTGCAACATTTCGCCGACGTAGGATGCATGCACCGTTGAAGGCTCTGATTTTTCGTTGTTGGTGTGGTTTTCTAGATCTGATTCTCGCGCCGAAGTTGCCATGATGTTGGCCTCATTTTAAAAGGTTTTGTAAGTGTGGTCGGGATGACTGGTGCAGATCAATGCCTGCGCTAGCCAACTCCACGGCACGAATCTATCGCGCATTCCGCGATCGCAAAAAAAGGCGCGGGATTGAGTGTTCGCGTTGACGAGTCTGCAGAATCATCGATGCGAGACAGCCTGTTTGCTGTTTTTCAGCAACCGCACCTGAATTCCGTCGTAATCTGCGCTACATCTAGGTGACGGTGGCACTGTAGCCACCGTCGTTACCTTTCTTCCAACTCTTTGGAGACGTTTATGTCGCATGTGGTGCAAATTAAGACTCAGGTTCGGGACGCTGCGGCGGTTCGGGCGGGGTGCTCTCGACTGGGGCTCGATGCGCCGGTTGAGGGCGAAGTGAAGTTGTTCAGCGAGACCGTGACCGGGCTCGCTGTTCGATTGAAAGACTGGCGGTACCCGGTTGTGTTCGACACCACGACCGGCGAATCCAAATTCGACAACTACCAGGGCCGATGGGGGCGGCAGGATCGTTTGGACGAGTTCCTGCAGGCCTACGCGGTTGAGAAGACCAAGATCGAAGCCGGCCGCAAAGGCTATTCGGTCGCCGAACAACGCTTGGCCGATGGTTCCATCAAAGTGTCGCTTCTGGTCGGGGGTGCCTCTTGAAAACCATTGACGTGATCGTCTCGCCCGTGGGTGCTTCTCGCATCGAGACGAATGGATTCACCGGCGATCAATGCCGGCAAGCGAGTGCGTTCTTGGAGCAGGCCCTCGGGCTGGCCGAGAATGAACGCCTCAAAGCGGAGTTCTACAAAACCGAAGTCCGCGATCACCAACAAGCCCGGCAGTCGTCTTAGCACGCTGACCGGGCTTTTCTTTTCAACGAACACCAACTTGTCCCAGGAGGACACACACAATGAAACTTACACAACGAATGAATGAACTGATCCGAGCCTGCTTTGCAGGCATCTGGATCGAGTCACACGAACACCTCGATGCCATCGCCGAACTGTCGGCGATGTGCCGTGACGAAGATTGGCGGTTGGCCGTTTGGGACATCGACCAAGGCCTACGGCATCCCAACGGGTCGGCGATCGACGTCGAGGTCGCCGATCCGTTGGCGGCGGTTCGGGCGATCGGATCGCTTGCGGCGGGGGATGCCCCGGTGCTGCTGGTGCTGCAGAACTTTCACCGGTTCATCGGTTCGGCCGAGATCGTGCAAGCGATCAGCCGGGCGGTCGGTGATGGCAAACAGCAACGTGCCTTCATTGTCGTGCTGAGCCCCGTGGTTCAGTTACCAGTGGAGCTCGAAAAGCTGTTCGTCGTGGTCGAGCACCCGTTGCCCGATCGACAACAACTGTGCGAGATGGCGGCCGGCATCGCGACCGAACCGGGTGAGATGCCCGATGGTCGCGAACTGGATGCGGTCTTGGACGCCGCGGCGGGCTTGTCTCGGTACGAAGCCGAGAACGCATTCAGTTTGTCGCTCGTTCGCAGCGGCCGACTGACGCCTGATGCGATTTGGGAGCTGAAGACGCAAGCCGTGAAGGCCTCTGGATTGCTAACGCTGCACCGTGGCGGCCAGACCTTCGATAGTCTCGGAGGCCTGGAGTCGCTCAAAGCGTTCACGCGGCGATCACTGCTGCAACGTCATCGCGACGCTGGCCAACCGAGAGCTCGCGGCGTGATGCTGCTTTCACCGCCAGGATGCGGCAAGAGCGAGTTCTGCAAGTGCGTCGGCAACGAGGTCGGTCGTCCGGTGCTGACGCTGGACGTGGGCAGCTTGATGGGATCGCTGGTCGGTCAATCCGAGGAGCGGACGCGTCAGGCGCTGGCGATCGTCGATGCAATGGCACCGTGCGTGCTGATGATCGACGAAGTCGAAAAGGCCTTCGCCGGTGTCGGCGCGGGCGGCAACGACAGCGGTGTGTCGTCGCGAATGTTCGGAACATTTTTGTCGTGGCTGAACGATCACACGTCCGACGTGTTTGTCGTCTGCACGGCGAATGATGTTCAGCGATTGCCGCCGGAGTTCAGTCGTGCCGAACGATTCGACGGCGTGTTCTTTGTCGATCTGCCCGATCGAGAGCAGAAGGATCAGATCTGGCGTTTGTATCTCGATCGATACGGGCTCGATGTGGACACAGCAAAACCGG
Protein-coding sequences here:
- a CDS encoding DUF2997 domain-containing protein produces the protein MKTIDVIVSPVGASRIETNGFTGDQCRQASAFLEQALGLAENERLKAEFYKTEVRDHQQARQSS
- a CDS encoding AAA family ATPase — encoded protein: MKLTQRMNELIRACFAGIWIESHEHLDAIAELSAMCRDEDWRLAVWDIDQGLRHPNGSAIDVEVADPLAAVRAIGSLAAGDAPVLLVLQNFHRFIGSAEIVQAISRAVGDGKQQRAFIVVLSPVVQLPVELEKLFVVVEHPLPDRQQLCEMAAGIATEPGEMPDGRELDAVLDAAAGLSRYEAENAFSLSLVRSGRLTPDAIWELKTQAVKASGLLTLHRGGQTFDSLGGLESLKAFTRRSLLQRHRDAGQPRARGVMLLSPPGCGKSEFCKCVGNEVGRPVLTLDVGSLMGSLVGQSEERTRQALAIVDAMAPCVLMIDEVEKAFAGVGAGGNDSGVSSRMFGTFLSWLNDHTSDVFVVCTANDVQRLPPEFSRAERFDGVFFVDLPDREQKDQIWRLYLDRYGLDVDTAKPDDDQWTGAEIKSCCRLAALLDVSLIQAAENVVPIAVTSSESVSRLRQWADGRCLSADHAGVYRMATKTSRRRSVSTKPSVN